Genomic window (Phosphitispora fastidiosa):
TAATAAGTCTTAAAGCGAAAGAAGCTTTGGGGTGATAATTTGAATAAGTATAAAGTATGTGTCTATGCCATCTGCAAAAACGAGGCACAGTTTGTTGATAGATGGATAAACTCTATGAATGAGGCAGATCTTATTGTAGTGACTGATACCGGTTCTGATGATGACACTGTGGAAAGACTTCGCGCAAAAGGTGCTATTGTATATGTAAATGAAGTAAAACCTTGGCGGTTTGATGTTGCAAGAAATATTTCGCTGGATCATGTGCCTAAAGATATTGATATTTGTGTATGTACTGACTTAGATGAGCTTTTTGAAAAGGGATGGAGAAAATGTCTTGAGAACGTCTGGACGCCAGACACAAAAATGGCTAATTATTTATACAACTGGAGCTTAAAAGAGGATGGAACACCCGAAGTACAATTCAACTATTTTAAGGTTCATTCGAGGTATGATTACAAATGGAATTATCCGATACATGAATGTCTAAAATATTTAGGAAAACCTCCTGAAAAAAAAGTATTTGCTACAGGCATGGTACTCAATCATTATCCAGACAATACCAAGTCAAGAGGTTCATATCTGCCGTTGTTAGAAATGGCTGTGGAGGAATCCCCCGAAGATGACCGTGTTACTTATTATCTGGGTCGTGAGTACATGTATAAGGGAATGTGGACAAAATGTATTGAAACTCTAAAAAGGCATTTATCCCTGAAATCATCTGTATGGAAAGAGGAACGCTGTGCTTCAATGAGATGGATTGCAAAATCATACTTTGAGCTCTCAAATTATACTGAGGCATATAGCTGGTATTTCAGGGCTGTCGCAGAGTGCCCGCATATGAGAGAACCATATATAGAATGCGCGAAAATGGCGTATAACTTAAAAAATTGGGAAATGGTGTTTTATATGGTGGAGCAAGCCTTAAAAATAAAGCAAAAATCTTCGACATATATTAATATGGGTTATTGTTGGGATCATACGCCAGATGATTTGAAAGCTATAAGTTGTTATTGGCTTGGCATGTATGAAAGATCTCTTAATCACGCAAAAGCAGCACTTTCATTTAGCCCCAAAGATAAGCGACTAATTAATAATTTATTAATAATAGAGAAAAAATGTAAGAATTTGTTCATACATCCACTTTGCACTAGAACCGATTTAAATTTAACACCCTCACTCCACTCTTCATAGTGGAATGAGGGTGTTTTAAGCATCGCTATTATTAGCAGCTAACGTTTATGATTTGTTCCAGCAAGTTGAATAAACTCAGCGGCATACGGATTGTTAGGTTCAACCATACCTGTTGGACCAGTATCTCCAGGCTCTTTCTAAGATACCTCTGTTATAACGATATTAGCTTGAATGAGCGTTGTTGCAAAACCAACAGTATCAGTAGTGTTGTTAACAAGTGTAATAGTTGATGATACGGTACTTACTGTAATTAGGGCACTTCCAACAACCTGCCCTGTAACTAATGGTGATGAACCCGTTACACTTCCTCCGCCATTTAAGTTTATCGCAAAGTTAACGGTTGCAGGTCCTGCTGTACCATCTGTGGCAACCCACCATGATACATAATAGTTTCCCAAAGCGGTTACAGTAAACTCTCCTGTTCCTGTATTGTAGCTTATAGCAGCACTTTGATTATTTATTACTGTATCAAATATTACATTTTCTCCATTAACAATAGTTCCTCCACTACTGCCAACGAGTTGTGCTTGAATACCCCCTAATAGGACTGCTGGGCCTGTAGCTCCAGCTGGGCCGGTATCACCTGTGGCTCCGGTTGGACCAGTGGGTTCTCTTGAATATTTATGGATATTTATGGACATTTATGGATATTTATGGACATATATCTATAGTTCCTTGTTCAAACCTTTTATATCAGCGGCAGCCAAAAACAGCTTTCTAAAGGCAAGACAGGTGCCGGTGTTATTGTTGTCCTATATCCTACTATAAAACTGATTGGATTTGTTGCTGATGCCCAGCCTACATCAAAAAACTCGTTGACAATGGTATTGTTGGAGCTAAAAACAGAGGTACTTCCAACAGAACTTGAATCAATTCCAATCAGCCCTTTGCCGTCCGTATTTTGAACACTGTTTCCTATAACCTCAATAAACTTGAATATATCAAGGTCTGCATTAAACAGCAAGACTGGTGCGTTATCATCATTTATAGTGGTATTGTTATTGATATACAATTCAAAATCCATTCCGACAAATTCTTCGATTAACAAAAGGTGCCTTAAAGTAAATGGAGAAGTCAATTGAGTATTATTGCTAATTATCA
Coding sequences:
- a CDS encoding tetratricopeptide repeat-containing glycosyltransferase, which produces MNKYKVCVYAICKNEAQFVDRWINSMNEADLIVVTDTGSDDDTVERLRAKGAIVYVNEVKPWRFDVARNISLDHVPKDIDICVCTDLDELFEKGWRKCLENVWTPDTKMANYLYNWSLKEDGTPEVQFNYFKVHSRYDYKWNYPIHECLKYLGKPPEKKVFATGMVLNHYPDNTKSRGSYLPLLEMAVEESPEDDRVTYYLGREYMYKGMWTKCIETLKRHLSLKSSVWKEERCASMRWIAKSYFELSNYTEAYSWYFRAVAECPHMREPYIECAKMAYNLKNWEMVFYMVEQALKIKQKSSTYINMGYCWDHTPDDLKAISCYWLGMYERSLNHAKAALSFSPKDKRLINNLLIIEKKCKNLFIHPLCTRTDLNLTPSLHSS